A genomic region of Eucalyptus grandis isolate ANBG69807.140 chromosome 5, ASM1654582v1, whole genome shotgun sequence contains the following coding sequences:
- the LOC104444794 gene encoding aquaporin NIP1-1: MADQTSGSNGDSEVVLEIKDNSRTKQEIKGIMFSFPCVQKLIAEVFGTYFLIFAGCGSVAVNLGNEKVVTLPGISMVWGLAVMVLVYSVGHISGAHFNPAVTIAFATCRRFPWNQVLPYISAQVIGSTLACGTLRLLFTGKLNHFLGTQPAGSDVQAFVFDFIITFYLMFIVSGVGTDNRAIGEFAGLAVGATVLLNVLFAGPITGASMNPARSLGPAIVSRHYAKLWIYIVAPIIGAISGAWVYNLMRFTDKPIREITGSFLRSSA; encoded by the exons ATGGCAGATCAGACCAGTGGGAGCAATGGAGACAGTGAAGTTGTCTTGGAAATAAAAGACAATTCCAGAACCAAGCAAGAGATCAAAGGCATTATGTTCTCTTTTCCCTGTGTTCAAAAG TTGATTGCGGAGGTCTTTGGGACGTACTTCTTGATATTCGCCGGTTGCGGGTCGGTGGCGGTGAACTTGGGCAACGAAAAGGTGGTGACGCTTCCAGGGATATCGATGGTGTGGGGTTTGGCAGTGATGGTGTTGGTGTACTCGGTCGGGCACATCTCCGGCGCCCATTTCAACCCGGCCGTCACCATTGCTTTCGCCACCTGCAGGAGGTTTCCATGGAATCAG GTGCTTCCCTATATATCGGCACAAGTTATTGGATCGACATTGGCGTGCGGGACGCTGCGGTTGCTCTTCACCGGAAAGCTCAATCATTTCTTGGGGACACAACCGGCCGGTTCGGATGTGCAAGCGTTCGTCTTTGATTTCATCATCACTTTTTACCTCATGTTCATCGTCTCCGGCGTTGGCACGGACAATAGAGCA ATAGGAGAATTCGCCGGTCTTGCTGTCGGTGCAACCGTCTTGCTCAACGTGTTGTTTGCAGG ACCAATAACGGGAGCATCAATGAACCCAGCAAGGAGCTTGGGTCCGGCGATAGTGTCTCGCCATTACGCCAAGCTGTGGATCTACATAGTGGCACCAATAATCGGGGCAATTTCCGGGGCATGGGTCTACAACCTGATGCGGTTCACCGACAAGCCCATTCGAGAAATCACCGGGTCGTTCCTCCGGAGCTCCGCTTga